The Nonlabens spongiae genome contains a region encoding:
- the hpf gene encoding ribosome hibernation-promoting factor, HPF/YfiA family → MKVNTQAVNFDADIKLINFVENRLAKLELFYSKIISADVYMKVQKTSAPENKITEIRLFVPGDDMVVKKICKKFEQCVDECASSLERQLKKRKEKQAAR, encoded by the coding sequence ATGAAGGTAAACACGCAAGCAGTAAATTTTGATGCAGACATTAAACTCATCAATTTTGTTGAAAATCGTTTAGCCAAGCTGGAGCTGTTCTACAGTAAGATCATCAGTGCAGATGTGTATATGAAGGTGCAAAAAACATCAGCGCCTGAAAATAAGATCACTGAGATAAGATTATTTGTCCCAGGAGATGATATGGTAGTTAAAAAGATCTGTAAGAAATTTGAGCAATGCGTTGACGAGTGTGCCTCTTCTTTAGAAAGGCAACTGAAGAAAAGAAAAGAAAAACAAGCTGCCCGTTAA
- the tuf gene encoding elongation factor Tu has product MAKETYDRSKPHLNVGTIGHVDHGKTTLTAAITKVLADKGYSEASAFDQIDNAPEEKERGITINSSHVEYQTENRHYAHVDCPGHADYVKNMVTGAAQMDGAILVVAATDGPMPQTREHILLGRQVGIPRIVVFLNKVDMVDDEELLELVDMEVRDLLNFYEYDGDNGPVISGSALGALNGEEKWVNTVMELMDAVDSWIEEPVRDMDKPFLMPIEDVFSITGRGTVATGRIETGVANTGDPVEIIGMGAEKLTSTITGIEMFRQILDRGEAGDNAGILLRGIEKTQISRGMVITKPGSVTPHAKFKAEVYILKKEEGGRHTPFHNNYRPQFYVRTTDVTGNISLPDGVEMVMPGDNLTINVDLIQPIAMNIGLRFAIREGGRTVGAGQVTEILD; this is encoded by the coding sequence ATGGCTAAAGAAACGTATGATCGTTCGAAACCCCACCTTAATGTAGGTACTATTGGTCACGTAGACCACGGTAAGACTACCCTAACAGCTGCAATTACAAAGGTACTTGCTGATAAGGGGTATTCTGAAGCTTCTGCGTTTGACCAAATCGACAACGCTCCTGAAGAAAAAGAGCGTGGTATTACAATTAACTCTTCACACGTAGAGTATCAAACTGAAAATAGACACTACGCACACGTAGACTGTCCAGGTCACGCCGATTATGTAAAGAACATGGTTACTGGTGCTGCTCAAATGGATGGTGCGATTCTTGTTGTTGCTGCGACTGATGGTCCTATGCCACAGACTCGTGAGCACATTCTTCTAGGTCGTCAGGTAGGTATCCCACGTATCGTTGTTTTCTTGAACAAAGTTGATATGGTGGATGATGAGGAGCTGCTTGAGCTAGTTGATATGGAGGTTCGTGATCTATTGAATTTCTATGAGTATGATGGGGACAATGGTCCGGTAATTTCTGGTTCTGCTCTAGGTGCTCTTAATGGCGAAGAGAAATGGGTGAATACTGTTATGGAATTGATGGATGCTGTTGATTCTTGGATTGAGGAGCCTGTGCGTGATATGGATAAGCCTTTCTTGATGCCTATCGAGGATGTATTCTCTATTACTGGTCGTGGTACGGTAGCAACTGGTCGTATCGAAACTGGTGTAGCAAATACTGGAGATCCAGTTGAGATCATCGGTATGGGTGCTGAGAAGCTAACTTCTACAATTACTGGTATTGAGATGTTCCGTCAAATCCTTGATAGAGGTGAGGCTGGTGATAACGCTGGTATTCTTCTAAGAGGTATTGAGAAAACTCAGATCTCTCGTGGTATGGTAATCACTAAGCCAGGATCTGTTACTCCACACGCTAAATTTAAGGCTGAGGTTTATATCCTTAAGAAAGAAGAAGGTGGTCGTCACACTCCTTTCCACAACAACTATCGTCCACAGTTCTACGTTCGTACAACTGACGTAACTGGTAATATTTCTCTACCAGATGGTGTTGAAATGGTAATGCCAGGTGATAACTTGACGATTAACGTTGATTTGATTCAGCCTATCGCGATGAACATCGGTCTGCGTTTTGCTATCCGTGAAGGTGGTAGAACAGTAGGTGCTGGTCAGGTTACTGAGATCTTAGACTAA
- the secE gene encoding preprotein translocase subunit SecE — protein sequence MGLATYIKESYNELTNHVTWPTWSEAQKLTVTVAVFSLVFALIIAGIDYVFKNAIENYFFWIKNS from the coding sequence ATGGGATTAGCAACATACATAAAAGAATCATATAACGAGCTTACAAATCATGTAACCTGGCCTACTTGGTCAGAGGCTCAAAAGCTAACTGTAACGGTGGCTGTTTTCTCCTTAGTTTTTGCTCTTATAATAGCAGGTATAGATTATGTTTTCAAAAATGCTATTGAAAACTATTTCTTCTGGATCAAAAACTCCTAA
- the nusG gene encoding transcription termination/antitermination protein NusG — MSEEKDVMKWYVVRSVSGQENKIKEYIESEIAHHNLNDYLKQILVPTEKVIQIRNGKKYNKEKVYFPGYIMIQARLEGEVPHVIKSVNGVIGFLGETKGGDPVPLRRSEVNRMLGKVDELSEQIDNIAIPFKTGETIKVVDGPFNGFNGTIENVNEEKRKLEVMVKIFGRKTPLELSYMQVEKV; from the coding sequence ATGAGTGAAGAGAAAGATGTGATGAAATGGTATGTCGTAAGATCTGTCAGTGGTCAAGAAAATAAGATTAAGGAATATATTGAATCCGAAATCGCGCACCACAATCTTAATGATTACCTGAAACAAATTCTGGTTCCTACTGAAAAGGTCATACAAATCAGAAATGGTAAAAAATATAATAAGGAGAAGGTTTATTTTCCTGGTTATATTATGATTCAGGCTCGTTTAGAAGGTGAGGTTCCTCACGTTATTAAAAGTGTCAATGGAGTTATAGGTTTCTTAGGTGAAACAAAAGGAGGTGATCCAGTGCCATTGAGACGTTCTGAGGTAAATAGAATGTTAGGTAAGGTAGATGAGTTGTCTGAGCAAATTGACAATATCGCAATTCCTTTTAAGACTGGAGAGACAATCAAGGTTGTGGATGGACCTTTCAATGGTTTTAACGGGACTATTGAAAACGTAAATGAAGAAAAGAGAAAGCTTGAGGTTATGGTGAAGATCTTTGGACGTAAGACTCCATTAGAGCTTAGCTATATGCAAGTAGAAAAAGTATAA
- the rplK gene encoding 50S ribosomal protein L11: MAKEVSKVVKLQVRGGAANPSPPVGPALGAAGVNIMEFCKQFNARTQDKQGKVLPVAITVYKDKSFDFVIKTPPAAVQILEAAKLKGGSGEPNRKKVGSITWDQVKAIAEDKMPDLNAFTVESAMRMVAGTARSMGINVKGGNAPS; this comes from the coding sequence ATGGCTAAAGAAGTATCGAAAGTTGTCAAGCTTCAAGTACGTGGTGGGGCCGCAAATCCCTCTCCACCGGTTGGTCCTGCGTTAGGTGCCGCTGGTGTGAACATCATGGAGTTTTGTAAGCAATTCAACGCTAGAACTCAAGACAAACAAGGAAAGGTTCTTCCTGTAGCTATCACTGTTTATAAGGATAAGTCTTTTGATTTTGTTATCAAGACTCCTCCTGCTGCGGTTCAAATTCTTGAAGCAGCTAAACTTAAAGGTGGTAGTGGTGAACCTAATAGAAAAAAAGTAGGATCTATCACATGGGATCAGGTAAAGGCAATCGCTGAGGATAAAATGCCTGATCTTAATGCTTTTACTGTAGAGAGCGCTATGAGAATGGTTGCTGGAACAGCTAGATCTATGGGTATTAACGTAAAAGGTGGCAACGCCCCTTCTTAA
- the rplA gene encoding 50S ribosomal protein L1 produces MAKLTKNQKAVSGKIDNNQTYSVAEASKLVKEVTTTKFDASVDLAVRLNVDPRKANQMVRGVVTLPHGTGKDVKVLALVTPDKEEEAKEAGADYVGLQEYLDKIKGGWTDVDVIITMPAVMGKLGPLGRILGPRGLMPNPKTGTVTMDVAKAVQDVKAGKIDFKVDKTGIVHAAIGKASFDAEKIAGNARELINTLVKLKPTAAKGVYIKSIYMSSTMSPSIEVDTKRFADD; encoded by the coding sequence ATGGCAAAATTGACAAAGAATCAAAAGGCGGTAAGCGGAAAGATTGATAACAATCAAACTTATTCTGTAGCAGAAGCCTCTAAATTAGTAAAAGAAGTTACTACTACTAAGTTTGACGCTTCAGTTGACTTAGCAGTACGATTGAACGTTGATCCTAGAAAGGCAAATCAGATGGTACGTGGAGTAGTGACGCTTCCCCACGGTACAGGTAAAGATGTTAAAGTACTTGCTCTTGTAACGCCAGACAAGGAGGAAGAAGCAAAAGAAGCTGGTGCTGATTATGTAGGTCTGCAAGAATATCTTGATAAGATTAAAGGAGGTTGGACTGATGTTGATGTAATCATTACCATGCCAGCCGTTATGGGTAAGTTGGGACCTCTAGGTCGTATCTTAGGTCCTCGTGGTCTTATGCCTAACCCTAAAACGGGTACGGTGACGATGGATGTTGCTAAAGCTGTACAAGATGTAAAGGCCGGTAAAATTGACTTTAAAGTTGACAAGACAGGTATTGTGCATGCTGCAATCGGAAAAGCTTCTTTTGACGCAGAGAAGATTGCTGGTAACGCCAGAGAGTTGATTAATACATTGGTGAAATTAAAACCTACTGCTGCTAAAGGCGTGTATATCAAAAGTATTTACATGTCTAGTACGATGAGTCCTAGTATAGAAGTGGACACTAAACGTTTTGCAGACGATTAA
- the rplJ gene encoding 50S ribosomal protein L10 translates to MTREEKAHVIEGLTATLGENNTIYLTDISGLNAQETSNLRRACFKANVTMSVVKNTLLSKAMEASDKDFGELPTLLKGNTSIMLSEVANAPAKVIETFRKKSEKPILKGAYIEEAVYVGDDKIATLSSIKSKEEMIGEIITLLQSPAKNVVSALQSGGGKLAGILKTLSER, encoded by the coding sequence ATGACAAGAGAAGAAAAAGCACATGTTATTGAAGGATTGACTGCAACGCTAGGTGAGAATAACACCATCTATCTAACAGATATATCTGGATTAAACGCACAGGAGACATCAAATCTACGTAGAGCTTGTTTTAAAGCAAACGTTACGATGTCAGTAGTAAAGAACACATTGCTTTCAAAAGCAATGGAAGCTTCTGATAAAGATTTCGGAGAATTACCTACTCTATTGAAAGGTAACACCTCAATCATGTTATCTGAAGTTGCAAATGCCCCTGCTAAGGTCATAGAAACTTTCAGAAAGAAATCTGAAAAGCCTATTCTTAAAGGAGCTTATATAGAGGAAGCTGTTTATGTGGGTGATGATAAGATCGCTACCTTGAGCAGTATCAAGTCTAAGGAAGAAATGATCGGTGAGATCATTACTCTTCTCCAAAGTCCAGCTAAGAATGTTGTTTCTGCACTTCAATCTGGTGGTGGAAAACTTGCTGGAATCCTTAAAACGTTATCTGAAAGGTAA
- the rplL gene encoding 50S ribosomal protein L7/L12 produces the protein MADLKDFAEQLVNLTVKEVNELADILKEEYGIEPAAAAVAMAGPAAGGGGDAAEEQTEFDVILKAAGGAKLAVVKLVKELTGAGLKDAKGLVDDAPSTIKEGVSKDEAEALKAQLEEAGAEVELK, from the coding sequence ATGGCAGATTTAAAAGATTTCGCTGAGCAGTTAGTTAACTTGACTGTAAAAGAAGTAAACGAATTAGCAGATATTCTTAAAGAAGAATATGGAATTGAGCCAGCTGCAGCTGCAGTTGCAATGGCTGGACCTGCTGCCGGAGGTGGTGGTGACGCTGCTGAGGAGCAAACTGAATTTGATGTAATCCTTAAAGCAGCAGGTGGTGCTAAACTTGCTGTAGTTAAGCTTGTAAAAGAACTTACAGGAGCAGGATTGAAAGACGCTAAAGGTTTAGTTGATGATGCACCATCTACAATCAAAGAAGGTGTTTCTAAAGACGAAGCAGAAGCTCTTAAAGCTCAGCTAGAAGAAGCTGGTGCTGAGGTTGAGTTGAAGTAA
- the rpoB gene encoding DNA-directed RNA polymerase subunit beta yields MLATNTERINFSTVNSKPEYPDLLDIQIKSFQDFFQLETKSDKREVEGLYNTFMENFPITDTRNQFVLEFLDYFVDPPRYSIQECIERGLTYSVPLKSRLKLYCTDPEHEDFETIVQDVYLGTIPYMTPSGTFVINGAERVVVSQLHRSPGVFFGQSFHANGTKLYSARVIPFKGSWIEFATDINSVMYAYIDRKKKLPVTTLFRAIGFERDKDILGIFDLAEEVKATKTGLKKYLGRKLAARVLRTWHEDFVDEDTGEVVSIERNEIILDRDTVLEKEHIDEIMEAQAKTILLHKEDNMSADYAIIHNTLQKDPTNSEKEAVEHIYRQLRNAEPPDEETARGIIDKLFFSDQRYNLGEVGRYRMNKKLGLDIEMEKQVLTKEDIITIIKHLIMLINSKAEIDDIDHLSNRRVRTVGEQLSSQFGVGLARMARTIRERMNVRDNEVFTPIDLINAKTLSSVINSFFGTNQLSQFMDQTNPLAEITHKRRLSALGPGGLSRERAGFEVRDVHYTHYGRLCPIETPEGPNIGLISSLAVFAKVNSMGFIETPYREVKDGVIDIDSDPVYLSAEEEEGMHIAQANLPLEDGKIADDKVIARMEGDFPVIDPSEVKYADVAPNQIASISASLIPFLEHDDANRALMGSNMMRQAVPLLRVDAPIVGTGLERQVASDSRVLINAEGDGEVTYVDAQKVVIKYDRSERERAISFDDEETTYNLIKFRKTNQGTSITLKPIVTKGDRVKKGQVLCQGYATEAGELALGRNMKVAFMPWKGYNFEDAIVISEKVVREDIFTSIHVDEYSLEVRDTKLGNEELTADIPNVSEEATANLDEHGMIRIGAEVKPGDILIGKITPKGESDPTPEEKLLRAIFGDKAGDVKDASLKASPSLRGVVIDKKLFSRAVKDKKKRAQDKEDIARLEAQYQSKFDGLRDRLVEKLFEIVSGKTSQGVFNDLGEEVLPKGKKYTLKMLNSVDDYTHLISGTWTTSKEINEMVADLLHNYKIKENDLQGSLRREKFTISVGDELPAGIIKLAKVYIAKKRKLKVGDKMAGRHGNKGIVARIVRQEDMPFLEDGTPVDIVLNPLGVPSRMNIGQIYETVLGWAGQKLGKNFATPIFDGATLDQINSYTDEAGIPRFGHTYLYDGGTGEQFDQPATVGVIYMLKLGHMVDDKMHARSIGPYSLITQQPLGGKAQFGGQRFGEMEVWALEAYGASSTLREILTVKSDDVVGRAKTYESIVKGEPMPEPGLPESFNVLMHELKGLGLDLRLED; encoded by the coding sequence ATGCTAGCAACAAACACAGAGAGAATTAATTTTTCAACGGTAAATTCTAAACCAGAATATCCGGATCTATTGGATATTCAAATTAAATCCTTTCAGGATTTTTTCCAGCTTGAGACCAAGTCGGATAAAAGAGAAGTTGAAGGTCTCTATAATACCTTTATGGAGAACTTCCCAATTACTGATACGCGCAATCAGTTTGTACTGGAATTTCTTGATTACTTCGTAGACCCTCCACGTTACTCAATCCAAGAATGTATCGAGAGAGGTCTTACTTATAGCGTGCCACTAAAGTCACGTTTAAAATTATACTGCACTGATCCAGAACATGAGGATTTTGAGACTATAGTGCAGGATGTTTATTTGGGGACTATTCCCTATATGACTCCGTCAGGTACTTTTGTGATAAATGGAGCTGAACGAGTAGTCGTTTCACAGTTGCACCGATCTCCTGGTGTATTCTTCGGTCAGTCATTTCACGCAAATGGTACTAAGTTGTATTCTGCTCGAGTGATCCCTTTCAAAGGATCTTGGATAGAATTTGCTACTGACATCAATAGTGTAATGTATGCTTACATTGACCGTAAGAAAAAGTTACCTGTTACCACGCTTTTCCGCGCTATCGGATTTGAGAGAGACAAGGACATTCTTGGAATCTTTGACCTTGCTGAAGAGGTTAAAGCTACCAAAACAGGTTTAAAGAAATATTTAGGTCGCAAGCTTGCCGCTCGTGTTCTTAGAACGTGGCACGAGGATTTCGTTGATGAAGATACAGGTGAAGTAGTTTCTATCGAGCGTAATGAGATCATCCTTGATAGAGATACAGTTCTTGAAAAAGAACACATTGACGAAATCATGGAAGCTCAGGCTAAGACTATTCTTCTTCACAAAGAAGATAATATGTCAGCGGACTATGCGATCATCCACAATACATTACAGAAAGACCCTACCAATTCTGAAAAGGAAGCGGTAGAACATATCTATAGACAATTACGTAACGCTGAGCCGCCAGATGAGGAAACTGCTCGCGGTATCATCGACAAGTTATTTTTCTCTGATCAGAGATACAACTTAGGAGAGGTAGGTCGTTACAGAATGAATAAAAAGCTTGGTCTTGATATCGAAATGGAGAAGCAAGTGCTTACCAAGGAAGATATCATTACTATTATTAAGCACTTGATCATGTTGATCAACTCAAAAGCTGAGATTGATGACATCGATCACTTATCAAACCGTCGTGTACGTACGGTAGGTGAGCAATTAAGTTCACAATTTGGCGTAGGTCTAGCGAGAATGGCTAGAACTATACGTGAGCGTATGAACGTTAGAGATAATGAGGTTTTTACACCTATCGATCTTATTAATGCTAAGACGCTTTCTTCTGTGATTAACTCTTTCTTCGGAACTAATCAGTTATCGCAGTTCATGGATCAAACTAACCCTCTTGCTGAGATCACGCATAAGCGTAGATTATCTGCACTTGGACCAGGTGGTCTTTCTCGTGAAAGAGCAGGTTTTGAGGTTCGTGACGTTCACTATACACACTACGGTCGTTTATGTCCTATTGAAACGCCTGAAGGTCCTAACATTGGTTTGATCTCTTCATTAGCCGTTTTCGCGAAAGTGAACAGCATGGGATTCATCGAGACACCTTATAGAGAGGTGAAAGATGGGGTTATAGACATAGATAGTGATCCAGTCTATCTAAGTGCTGAAGAAGAAGAAGGAATGCATATTGCTCAAGCTAACTTGCCTCTTGAGGACGGTAAAATTGCAGATGATAAGGTAATTGCTCGTATGGAAGGTGACTTCCCGGTAATCGACCCATCTGAAGTTAAATATGCCGATGTTGCTCCTAATCAGATCGCCTCTATTTCTGCTTCTTTGATTCCTTTCCTAGAGCATGATGATGCAAACCGTGCCCTGATGGGATCAAACATGATGCGTCAGGCGGTACCATTATTGAGAGTAGATGCACCTATCGTAGGAACTGGTCTAGAAAGACAAGTCGCTAGTGATTCTCGTGTATTAATTAATGCTGAAGGTGACGGTGAAGTTACTTATGTAGATGCTCAAAAAGTGGTTATTAAATACGATCGTTCTGAGAGAGAGCGTGCTATTAGTTTTGATGATGAAGAGACGACTTACAACCTGATCAAGTTCCGTAAGACTAATCAAGGGACAAGTATTACGTTGAAGCCTATCGTAACTAAAGGAGACCGAGTTAAGAAAGGTCAGGTACTTTGTCAAGGTTATGCAACTGAGGCTGGAGAACTTGCTTTAGGTCGCAATATGAAAGTGGCGTTCATGCCATGGAAAGGTTACAACTTTGAGGATGCGATCGTGATCTCTGAAAAAGTGGTACGTGAAGATATCTTTACGTCGATCCACGTAGATGAGTACTCACTTGAAGTACGTGACACTAAATTAGGTAACGAAGAACTTACTGCTGATATTCCTAACGTAAGTGAAGAAGCAACAGCAAACCTTGATGAGCACGGTATGATACGTATCGGTGCAGAGGTAAAGCCTGGAGATATTTTGATAGGTAAGATTACCCCTAAAGGAGAGTCTGATCCTACTCCAGAAGAAAAGCTTCTTAGAGCCATATTTGGTGATAAAGCAGGTGATGTCAAAGATGCTTCACTTAAGGCATCTCCATCGCTACGTGGTGTCGTGATTGACAAGAAATTGTTCTCACGTGCTGTAAAGGACAAAAAGAAAAGAGCTCAGGACAAAGAAGATATCGCACGACTTGAAGCGCAGTACCAGTCTAAATTTGATGGGTTGCGTGATCGTCTAGTTGAAAAACTCTTTGAAATTGTAAGCGGTAAAACTTCACAAGGTGTCTTTAACGACCTAGGTGAAGAAGTTCTTCCTAAAGGGAAGAAGTACACGCTTAAGATGTTGAACTCTGTAGATGATTATACCCACCTGATTTCTGGGACTTGGACTACAAGTAAAGAAATCAATGAGATGGTTGCAGATCTTCTGCACAACTATAAGATTAAAGAAAACGATCTTCAAGGTTCTTTGAGACGTGAGAAGTTCACCATCTCTGTAGGAGATGAGCTTCCTGCTGGTATCATCAAACTTGCTAAGGTTTACATCGCTAAGAAGCGTAAACTTAAAGTAGGAGATAAGATGGCAGGACGTCACGGTAACAAAGGTATCGTAGCACGTATTGTACGTCAGGAGGACATGCCATTCTTGGAAGATGGAACTCCGGTTGATATCGTCTTGAACCCACTTGGGGTACCTTCTCGTATGAACATTGGTCAGATTTATGAAACCGTGCTGGGATGGGCAGGTCAGAAACTCGGTAAGAATTTCGCGACACCTATCTTCGACGGTGCTACGTTAGATCAGATCAATAGCTATACAGACGAAGCGGGTATTCCACGATTCGGTCACACTTATCTATATGATGGTGGTACTGGTGAACAGTTTGATCAACCTGCAACAGTAGGTGTGATCTACATGTTGAAACTAGGTCACATGGTAGATGATAAGATGCACGCACGTTCTATAGGTCCTTACTCTCTGATCACGCAACAGCCACTGGGTGGTAAAGCTCAGTTTGGAGGTCAGCGATTTGGAGAGATGGAGGTATGGGCACTTGAGGCTTATGGAGCTTCAAGCACCTTGCGCGAGATCTTGACGGTAAAATCTGATGATGTGGTAGGTAGAGCAAAAACTTACGAGTCTATCGTAAAAGGCGAGCCTATGCCAGAACCTGGGTTACCAGAGTCGTTTAACGTATTGATGCACGAGTTGAAAGGTCTAGGACTGGATTTAAGACTTGAGGATTAA